From a region of the Streptacidiphilus albus JL83 genome:
- a CDS encoding SMI1/KNR4 family protein encodes MTGMDDQHGAGADGMGALSDIVARVRECALQERGELPARVGEREVAAAERELGFPLPRLLVRLYQEVANGGFGPGYLLLPLVGEGRTVVAECGPCEYWPHGILPILDWGCGMYAAVDCLDPDAPVLLFEPNAGPQNWAEAWFTDSPSLAQWLSSWLDGTGWWEEEVMMAEDALEPQPWPEATKRLAS; translated from the coding sequence ATGACAGGCATGGACGATCAGCACGGTGCAGGAGCCGACGGCATGGGCGCCCTCTCGGACATCGTCGCTCGCGTCCGCGAATGCGCGCTCCAGGAGAGGGGCGAGCTCCCTGCTCGGGTCGGCGAGCGAGAGGTCGCCGCAGCCGAGCGCGAACTCGGCTTCCCATTGCCGCGATTGCTGGTCCGGCTGTACCAGGAGGTGGCCAACGGGGGCTTCGGTCCCGGGTACCTCCTACTGCCCCTGGTCGGCGAGGGCCGGACGGTGGTTGCCGAGTGCGGCCCTTGCGAGTACTGGCCGCACGGCATCCTGCCGATCCTGGACTGGGGCTGCGGCATGTACGCCGCGGTTGACTGCCTGGACCCCGATGCTCCGGTCCTGCTCTTCGAGCCGAACGCCGGCCCCCAAAACTGGGCGGAGGCGTGGTTCACCGACTCGCCGTCACTCGCGCAGTGGCTGAGTTCCTGGCTCGACGGCACTGGCTGGTGGGAGGAGGAGGTCATGATGGCCGAGGACGCACTCGAGCCCCAGCCCTGGCCCGAGGCCACGAAGCGGCTCGCCTCCTAG
- a CDS encoding PIN domain-containing protein, with protein MTPKRDHEAKPLRVFVLDCEALSLAVRGDRTMIGWLDLAARGEADVVTSPMTLVEAYDGRTTEQRWDWVLSRVKVADLGKEEARRARRLLADTKLHGHKYAIDAMLAVVALSQRGHVTVFTSDVDDLEKLLPDRIVVRRV; from the coding sequence ATGACCCCGAAGCGCGACCACGAGGCGAAGCCGCTTCGCGTCTTCGTACTGGACTGCGAGGCGCTCTCGCTCGCCGTCCGCGGGGATCGCACAATGATCGGCTGGCTCGACCTCGCGGCACGCGGAGAGGCCGACGTCGTCACCTCACCCATGACGCTGGTCGAGGCGTACGACGGCAGGACCACGGAACAGCGCTGGGACTGGGTTCTCTCCCGGGTGAAGGTCGCGGACCTGGGTAAGGAGGAAGCCCGACGCGCTCGTAGACTCCTGGCCGACACCAAGTTGCACGGTCACAAGTACGCGATCGACGCCATGCTCGCTGTCGTCGCGCTCTCGCAACGAGGCCACGTCACTGTCTTCACTTCCGACGTGGACGACCTGGAGAAGCTGCTGCCGGACCGGATCGTCGTCAGGAGAGTCTGA
- a CDS encoding TerD family protein, with protein sequence MSDFGNPNEVAPVPLAKVTLTKASPRVSLDKSAHAGLLTVNLNWNARGSQDAAAPQGKRGWLGKLQSALQPDVGIDLDLGCLWEFTDGSKGVVQALGNAFEARDTNGRAVISLDGDDRSGSTAGGENMRIDLSQADAIRRILVFALIYEGTPNWEQAQGVVTLVSPGAAPVELHLDDAGGQAKICAIALIEHTGGELSVQREVRYINGAQDALDKAYGWGLSWSPGRK encoded by the coding sequence ATGAGCGATTTCGGTAACCCCAACGAGGTAGCACCGGTCCCACTGGCCAAGGTGACGCTCACCAAGGCTTCCCCCCGGGTATCCCTCGACAAGTCGGCGCACGCCGGCCTCCTCACGGTCAATCTGAACTGGAACGCCAGAGGCTCACAGGACGCAGCCGCACCGCAGGGCAAGCGCGGCTGGCTGGGCAAGCTCCAGTCCGCTCTGCAGCCCGATGTCGGCATCGATCTCGACCTCGGCTGCCTGTGGGAGTTCACCGACGGCTCCAAGGGCGTGGTCCAGGCACTCGGAAACGCTTTCGAGGCACGCGACACGAACGGCCGGGCGGTAATCTCCCTGGACGGTGATGACCGTTCCGGATCCACGGCCGGAGGCGAGAACATGCGCATCGACCTGTCCCAGGCCGATGCCATTCGGCGCATCCTGGTCTTCGCGCTCATCTATGAGGGAACTCCGAACTGGGAGCAGGCTCAAGGTGTCGTGACCCTGGTGTCTCCCGGAGCGGCCCCGGTCGAATTGCATCTGGACGACGCGGGAGGGCAGGCGAAGATCTGCGCGATCGCACTCATTGAACACACTGGTGGCGAACTGTCCGTCCAGCGCGAGGTGCGCTACATCAACGGGGCCCAAGACGCGCTGGACAAGGCCTATGGCTGGGGTCTGAGCTGGTCCCCGGGCCGGAAATAG
- a CDS encoding type II toxin-antitoxin system Phd/YefM family antitoxin yields the protein MKTITQRELAARSKAVLDDVEAGETYHVTRNGTEIAEVRPLSSRRRFVPVEELQRKWRHAPQVNAARLRAEANEFFGSEDRIDEDGNPWDRA from the coding sequence ATGAAGACCATCACCCAGCGGGAGCTCGCCGCGCGCTCCAAGGCTGTACTCGATGACGTGGAGGCGGGTGAGACCTACCACGTCACCCGCAATGGGACTGAGATCGCCGAAGTGCGCCCACTCAGCAGCAGACGCCGCTTCGTCCCGGTGGAGGAACTGCAGCGGAAGTGGCGCCACGCGCCTCAGGTCAACGCCGCTCGGCTGCGGGCGGAGGCAAACGAGTTCTTCGGCTCCGAGGACCGTATTGACGAGGACGGCAATCCGTGGGACCGCGCGTGA
- a CDS encoding type II toxin-antitoxin system Phd/YefM family antitoxin: protein MSATELRGNLAAALDSVENDAEELVITRAGHEPLVVVPLAEYASLRETDYLLRSPANADHLRQSLRDYQEGRTQNRELIDPEDATEQSA from the coding sequence ATGAGTGCGACTGAGCTCCGCGGCAACCTCGCTGCCGCGCTCGACTCTGTCGAGAACGACGCCGAAGAACTCGTCATCACCCGGGCCGGCCATGAACCGCTGGTCGTCGTCCCCCTGGCCGAGTACGCCTCGCTCCGTGAGACCGACTACCTGCTGCGCTCCCCGGCCAACGCCGACCACCTGCGTCAGTCCCTTCGGGACTACCAGGAAGGTCGCACCCAGAACCGTGAACTGATCGACCCCGAGGACGCCACCGAGCAGTCCGCATGA
- a CDS encoding type II toxin-antitoxin system RelE family toxin translates to MGYVTRFTPHAQRELLKIDRSDALRILRRLAELQKAMDAGDTTTFDAKALQGHATRWRLRVGDHRVVYTVENGQLIIWVLAVGNRGDVHRQIP, encoded by the coding sequence ATGGGCTACGTCACACGCTTCACTCCGCACGCGCAGCGCGAACTGCTGAAGATCGACCGGTCTGACGCCCTGCGCATCCTGCGCCGCCTCGCCGAATTGCAGAAGGCGATGGATGCCGGCGACACGACAACGTTCGACGCCAAGGCACTACAGGGGCACGCGACCCGATGGCGGCTCAGGGTGGGTGACCACCGGGTGGTCTACACCGTCGAGAACGGTCAACTGATCATCTGGGTCCTGGCCGTGGGCAACCGCGGCGACGTCCACCGCCAGATCCCTTAG
- a CDS encoding PNPOx family protein: MTPNRNQLTPSYPYRMADSKHVLLTTYEPDGTPRQHACRVIADGPALGIVLSTRSPEADRIRRCRGVLVAACDANGVPTGPRWPAKATICAAERTVDYRMALINKYGLSTMLALAVRRFRRGLDGTTGVRLTLTGQNWPLVSPTWLPTITYSPN; encoded by the coding sequence ATGACGCCGAACAGGAACCAACTCACCCCGTCGTACCCGTACCGTATGGCCGACAGCAAGCACGTGCTCCTGACCACGTACGAACCCGACGGAACGCCCCGGCAGCACGCCTGCCGGGTGATCGCGGACGGACCCGCCCTCGGCATCGTGCTGAGCACCCGCTCGCCCGAGGCCGACCGGATCCGCCGCTGCCGGGGCGTCCTGGTCGCCGCATGCGACGCCAACGGCGTCCCCACCGGTCCGAGGTGGCCCGCGAAGGCCACGATCTGCGCCGCCGAGCGGACCGTCGACTACCGCATGGCCCTCATCAACAAGTACGGACTGTCGACCATGCTCGCACTGGCGGTCCGACGCTTCAGGCGCGGCCTCGACGGCACCACCGGGGTTAGGCTCACTCTCACCGGCCAGAACTGGCCGCTGGTCAGCCCCACCTGGTTGCCCACGATCACCTACAGCCCCAACTGA
- a CDS encoding type II toxin-antitoxin system VapC family toxin, translating into MTGRLPRGLLDTCVVIDLPLIDAHLLPVEAAVSSIVLAELAQGVAMTKDPVEMMARAQRLADVEAEFAAIPFDREAARRFGTLVALTVKANRNPRPRRMDLMIAATAAAQGLPLFTRNADDFKGLEQGVEIIPV; encoded by the coding sequence GTGACCGGCAGGCTGCCGCGCGGGCTACTGGACACCTGTGTCGTCATCGATCTGCCGCTGATCGACGCCCACCTTCTGCCCGTGGAGGCAGCTGTCTCCTCGATCGTCCTGGCGGAACTGGCCCAGGGCGTGGCGATGACGAAGGACCCGGTGGAGATGATGGCGCGAGCGCAGCGCCTGGCCGACGTGGAAGCAGAGTTCGCGGCCATCCCCTTCGACCGGGAGGCCGCCCGCAGGTTCGGCACGCTGGTCGCTCTCACCGTCAAAGCGAATCGCAACCCTCGCCCCCGGCGCATGGACCTGATGATCGCCGCTACCGCAGCCGCCCAGGGACTCCCGCTCTTCACGCGGAACGCCGATGACTTCAAGGGACTGGAGCAGGGCGTCGAGATCATCCCCGTGTGA
- a CDS encoding JmjC domain-containing protein: MESPTLADWVGDVESFADRQWQRKPAVFTPEALASPFDLDELDAAFERGLLRTPYLEMVRSNKVVVPPDAYTTSRVVNGKTHQGFADRTKVVALLRTGATLLLRHVEQWHRPTGDLVARLSEELDRCVEAFFFVTPVGGQGLAVHRDDADVFVLQVAGRKTWYVHDAPAVADWSPGELPDDERSSRLLNSVLAPGNVLYVPRGFAHRAVGAAGLSAHLSLTIRDISLQDLRTALEQRLSEGVDLPARPLGEAAITDACAALLSHARAKLATIAPEDLQLAARAAQVRPPVTTTQAETLAGTARNWETGDPGAGVAGSASVGRTWRRLREAARGAQ, encoded by the coding sequence ATGGAATCGCCCACGCTGGCCGACTGGGTCGGCGACGTCGAGAGCTTCGCCGACCGCCAGTGGCAGCGCAAGCCCGCGGTCTTCACCCCGGAGGCGCTCGCCTCGCCGTTCGACCTCGACGAGCTGGACGCCGCTTTCGAGAGAGGGCTGCTGCGCACTCCCTACCTGGAGATGGTCCGCTCCAACAAGGTCGTCGTCCCACCCGATGCCTACACCACGTCACGGGTGGTCAACGGCAAGACGCACCAGGGCTTCGCCGACCGTACGAAGGTCGTCGCGCTCCTGCGCACCGGAGCGACGCTGCTCCTGCGCCACGTCGAGCAGTGGCACCGCCCGACGGGTGATCTGGTGGCGCGGCTGTCCGAGGAGCTCGACCGCTGCGTGGAGGCGTTCTTCTTCGTCACGCCCGTCGGCGGACAGGGTCTCGCGGTGCACCGTGACGACGCCGACGTGTTCGTCCTCCAGGTGGCCGGACGCAAGACTTGGTACGTTCACGACGCGCCGGCGGTGGCGGACTGGTCGCCGGGAGAGCTCCCGGACGACGAGCGCTCCTCGCGGCTCCTGAACAGCGTCCTTGCGCCGGGCAATGTGCTCTACGTCCCGCGTGGTTTCGCGCACCGCGCGGTGGGCGCCGCCGGACTGTCCGCCCACCTGTCACTGACGATCCGCGACATCTCCCTGCAGGACCTGCGGACAGCCCTGGAGCAGCGGCTGTCCGAAGGGGTGGACCTCCCGGCGCGCCCGCTGGGTGAGGCGGCGATCACCGACGCCTGCGCGGCGCTGCTCAGCCACGCCCGGGCGAAGCTGGCCACGATCGCACCGGAGGACCTGCAACTCGCCGCGCGGGCCGCCCAGGTCCGGCCACCGGTCACGACGACGCAGGCGGAGACGCTCGCCGGGACGGCCCGGAACTGGGAGACCGGCGACCCCGGCGCCGGGGTCGCCGGGTCGGCCTCCGTCGGCCGCACCTGGCGCAGGCTGCGCGAGGCGGCACGCGGAGCGCAGTGA
- a CDS encoding cytochrome P450 — translation MAEIVAARPLLAAERSVYKPAAGADIQHESATRTIRALGQDVMAGIRTPPPPARGLSGTWPYAGTSYLRQWLFSADPLPVSLLSKRGVTRSDAISRMVDRAVTVWPGSAAGEKSTTLAGQIRDASGTRNRRQAIALYRRATATLCDGVAALAGNALWLMKSTRKPEGAPADVTAVLWETLRLLPPAWMLFRRGGGAFAGLHPEIGAQDRVALFPLLMHRHPDYWSDPLEFRPERWAGVADPENTPAFMPFGFDGARCWAKHLIVPLAERLVKVALDSRLVISSPPQEAHIPLRSLLSVRFDAAIGV, via the coding sequence ATGGCCGAAATCGTCGCGGCGCGTCCCTTGCTGGCAGCGGAGCGCTCGGTCTACAAGCCCGCCGCAGGAGCCGATATCCAGCACGAAAGCGCGACCCGGACGATCCGCGCGCTGGGACAGGACGTCATGGCGGGCATCCGTACTCCGCCGCCCCCGGCCCGCGGGCTCTCCGGCACCTGGCCCTACGCCGGCACCTCCTACCTGCGCCAGTGGCTCTTCTCCGCCGACCCCCTGCCGGTCTCCCTGCTGTCGAAGCGCGGCGTGACGCGCTCCGACGCGATCTCCCGGATGGTCGACCGTGCCGTCACCGTCTGGCCGGGATCCGCTGCCGGGGAAAAGAGCACCACGCTGGCCGGGCAGATCCGGGACGCTTCCGGCACCCGCAACAGGCGGCAGGCCATCGCGCTGTACCGGCGGGCGACGGCCACCCTCTGCGACGGCGTGGCCGCACTGGCCGGCAACGCCCTGTGGTTGATGAAGTCGACACGGAAACCCGAGGGTGCCCCCGCCGACGTCACCGCGGTCCTGTGGGAGACACTGCGGCTGCTCCCGCCCGCTTGGATGCTGTTCCGCAGGGGCGGGGGCGCGTTCGCCGGGCTGCACCCCGAGATCGGCGCCCAGGACCGGGTCGCGCTCTTCCCGCTGCTGATGCACCGTCACCCGGACTACTGGTCCGACCCGCTGGAGTTCCGGCCCGAGCGATGGGCCGGAGTGGCGGACCCGGAGAACACGCCCGCGTTCATGCCGTTCGGCTTCGACGGGGCCCGCTGCTGGGCCAAGCACCTGATCGTGCCGCTGGCCGAGCGCCTGGTGAAGGTCGCCCTCGACAGCCGACTCGTCATCAGCAGCCCGCCACAGGAGGCGCACATCCCGTTGCGCTCCCTGCTCTCCGTTCGGTTCGACGCGGCAATCGGGGTATGA
- a CDS encoding radical SAM protein → MTESTTIGELERMMTAFPDLPPEAIVKQDILRQGLAFSPDALRLASGYKPKDYFIFTFDLVPVAEMAEHAGFRAPEEIKLTGGPYELRQTVVSTRVAPDSPYRVELVAGKLTLTCEGRSLADLEFPPIPAYYGQTLSSGRKISEIAPAIEWGYLVYLTVYRLCQYWGRDEECRFCDLNENFRQQRANGREYTAVKEIDDIVEAMAHIDAHDTVSKAYTVTGGSITRKLDGMREGEFYARFAEAIESRFPGRWIPKAVVQALPVDEVRMLHEAGYRIYHPNYEVWDKDLFSWICPGKDRYVGRDEWMKRILDAADIFGPTHVIPNFVGGVEMAQPHGFTSIDQAIASTAEGLDFFMSRGVVPRFTTWCPEPTSDLGRQEGPPLEYFVKLLHTWRDIFEGHNLPVPPGYGKPGVGSAEFSVSAFMDVIRVDRL, encoded by the coding sequence ATGACTGAGAGCACGACGATCGGCGAGCTGGAGCGGATGATGACCGCCTTCCCGGACCTGCCGCCGGAGGCGATCGTCAAGCAGGACATCCTCCGCCAGGGCCTGGCCTTCAGCCCGGACGCGCTGCGGCTCGCGAGCGGGTACAAGCCCAAGGACTACTTCATCTTCACCTTCGACCTCGTCCCGGTCGCCGAGATGGCCGAGCACGCCGGCTTCCGCGCCCCGGAGGAGATCAAGCTGACCGGTGGCCCCTACGAACTGCGCCAGACCGTGGTCTCGACCCGCGTCGCCCCCGACAGTCCGTACCGCGTGGAACTCGTCGCGGGGAAGCTCACCCTTACCTGCGAGGGCCGATCCCTCGCCGACCTCGAATTCCCCCCGATCCCGGCCTACTACGGACAGACCCTCAGCTCGGGCCGCAAGATCAGCGAGATCGCCCCGGCCATCGAATGGGGCTACCTGGTCTACCTGACCGTCTACCGCCTCTGCCAGTACTGGGGACGCGACGAGGAATGCCGCTTCTGCGACCTCAACGAGAACTTCCGCCAGCAGCGGGCGAACGGCCGCGAGTACACCGCGGTGAAGGAGATCGACGACATCGTCGAGGCGATGGCGCACATCGACGCGCACGACACGGTGTCCAAGGCCTACACCGTCACCGGCGGCTCGATCACCCGCAAGCTGGACGGCATGCGCGAGGGCGAGTTCTACGCCCGCTTCGCCGAGGCGATCGAGTCGCGCTTCCCGGGCCGCTGGATCCCGAAGGCGGTCGTGCAGGCACTGCCGGTGGACGAGGTCCGGATGCTGCACGAGGCCGGCTACCGGATCTACCACCCCAACTACGAGGTCTGGGACAAGGACCTGTTCAGCTGGATCTGCCCCGGCAAGGACCGCTACGTGGGGCGGGACGAGTGGATGAAGCGGATCCTGGACGCCGCGGACATCTTCGGCCCCACCCACGTGATCCCCAACTTCGTCGGCGGCGTGGAGATGGCCCAGCCGCACGGTTTCACGTCGATCGACCAGGCGATCGCCTCCACGGCGGAGGGCCTCGACTTCTTCATGAGCCGTGGCGTGGTGCCCCGGTTCACGACCTGGTGCCCCGAGCCGACCAGCGACCTCGGCCGCCAGGAAGGCCCGCCGCTGGAGTACTTCGTCAAGCTGCTCCACACCTGGCGCGACATCTTCGAGGGGCACAACCTGCCGGTTCCGCCCGGCTACGGAAAGCCCGGAGTCGGCAGCGCCGAGTTCTCGGTCAGCGCCTTCATGGACGTCATCCGCGTGGACCGGCTGTAG
- a CDS encoding alpha/beta fold hydrolase, which produces MPIFSAPDGTRLAYRTLTVGEGAPLVCLPGGPMQASAYLGDLGGLSAVAGRPLVLLDLRGTGESETPADPSSYRVDRQVDDVEALRAHLGLDRIDILAHSASGDLALLYAGRYPERVRSLVLVTARARAAGIDFPLEGRREALALRSGEPWYDEVVPAFERAMSGAGTEDDWQLLDRLSYGRWDAAAAAHAAAGEDGYNEEAAQAYPGPGAFDDAAEVREVLVKLDAPVLVLAGELDPSPRPDKAAEVAALFPRGELVVQPGTAHFPWLDDPEFFGRTVGEFLSRGGA; this is translated from the coding sequence ATGCCTATATTTTCAGCTCCGGACGGAACCCGTCTCGCCTACCGCACCCTGACCGTGGGGGAGGGCGCTCCGCTGGTCTGCCTCCCCGGGGGGCCGATGCAGGCCTCCGCCTACCTCGGTGACCTGGGCGGCCTGTCGGCCGTCGCAGGGCGTCCGCTGGTACTGCTCGACCTGCGCGGCACGGGGGAGTCCGAGACCCCGGCCGACCCGTCGAGCTACCGGGTCGACCGTCAGGTGGACGACGTCGAAGCACTTCGGGCCCACCTCGGGCTGGACCGGATCGACATACTGGCCCACTCCGCCTCCGGCGATCTCGCGCTGCTCTACGCCGGCCGGTATCCGGAGCGGGTCCGGTCGCTGGTGCTGGTGACCGCCCGGGCCCGGGCGGCCGGGATCGACTTCCCGCTCGAAGGACGGCGCGAGGCACTCGCGCTGCGCAGCGGCGAGCCCTGGTACGACGAGGTGGTGCCCGCCTTCGAGCGGGCGATGTCGGGGGCAGGCACCGAGGACGACTGGCAGTTGCTGGACCGGCTCAGCTACGGCCGCTGGGACGCGGCCGCAGCCGCGCACGCCGCCGCCGGCGAGGACGGCTACAACGAGGAAGCCGCGCAGGCCTACCCCGGTCCCGGGGCGTTCGACGACGCGGCGGAGGTGCGCGAGGTGCTGGTCAAGCTCGACGCGCCGGTCCTGGTGCTGGCCGGTGAGCTGGACCCGTCGCCCCGCCCGGACAAGGCGGCGGAGGTCGCTGCGCTCTTCCCGCGCGGGGAACTCGTCGTCCAGCCGGGCACCGCCCACTTCCCGTGGCTGGACGACCCGGAGTTCTTCGGCCGGACCGTCGGCGAGTTCCTGAGCCGAGGCGGCGCGTAG
- a CDS encoding Txe/YoeB family addiction module toxin, producing MKIQFTDGGWTDYLYWQANDRRLLKRINQLIDDIRRNGHEGIGKPEPLRHELAGAWSRRIDQEHRLVYVLDEQADTVCVIACRYHYSK from the coding sequence ATGAAGATCCAGTTCACCGACGGCGGCTGGACCGACTACCTCTACTGGCAGGCGAACGACCGCCGCCTACTCAAGCGCATCAACCAACTGATCGACGACATCCGCCGCAACGGCCACGAGGGCATCGGCAAACCCGAACCCCTGCGCCACGAACTCGCCGGGGCATGGTCCCGCCGGATCGACCAGGAGCACCGCCTGGTTTACGTCCTCGACGAGCAGGCCGACACGGTGTGCGTCATCGCCTGCCGCTACCACTACAGCAAGTAG
- a CDS encoding ribbon-helix-helix domain-containing protein, whose amino-acid sequence MASKKVTVTIPEDLLEEIRSEADERGISAYVTEALRAKRDRDRLLELVQWLEEEHGPVTESERSATYDALDDLDAEHERRQAAAARRAGEAA is encoded by the coding sequence ATGGCATCGAAGAAGGTGACAGTGACCATCCCCGAGGATCTCCTCGAAGAGATCCGCAGCGAGGCGGACGAGCGTGGTATCTCCGCCTACGTCACTGAGGCGCTGCGCGCGAAGCGGGACCGTGACCGACTCCTGGAACTCGTGCAGTGGCTCGAAGAGGAGCACGGGCCGGTCACCGAATCCGAACGCTCCGCAACCTACGACGCACTGGACGACTTGGACGCCGAGCACGAGCGCCGCCAGGCCGCTGCTGCCAGGCGAGCCGGCGAGGCCGCATGA
- a CDS encoding dihydrofolate reductase family protein produces MSRVRVHNFSVSLDGFAAGEGQGPDAPFGHAGTRLVDWFMQTRAFNEMHGQAGGSSGVDDALAWTWGPGIGAEIMGRNKFGPQRGPWTDEEWKGWWGNNPPFHTPVFVLTHHPRPSLEMEGGTVFHFVDASPQEALRQAREAAGGLDVRIGGGPTTVRQFLAEDLVDHLHIAVVPIVLGRGERLWDGLEGLEQRFRMESVTTPGGTTHMTFTRP; encoded by the coding sequence ATGTCGCGTGTTCGAGTGCACAACTTCAGCGTGTCGCTGGACGGGTTCGCCGCCGGGGAGGGACAGGGGCCTGATGCCCCGTTCGGGCATGCCGGGACTCGGCTGGTCGACTGGTTCATGCAGACCCGCGCCTTCAACGAGATGCACGGCCAGGCCGGCGGCAGCAGCGGCGTCGACGACGCCCTCGCCTGGACCTGGGGGCCCGGGATCGGCGCGGAGATCATGGGCCGCAACAAGTTCGGCCCGCAGCGCGGCCCGTGGACCGACGAGGAGTGGAAGGGCTGGTGGGGGAACAACCCGCCGTTCCACACCCCGGTGTTCGTGCTGACGCACCACCCGCGACCGTCGCTGGAGATGGAGGGCGGCACGGTCTTCCACTTCGTCGACGCCTCGCCGCAGGAGGCACTGCGGCAGGCCCGAGAGGCCGCGGGCGGCCTCGATGTGCGGATCGGCGGAGGCCCCACCACCGTCAGGCAGTTCCTCGCGGAGGACCTGGTCGACCACCTCCACATCGCCGTCGTCCCGATCGTCCTCGGCCGCGGTGAGCGGCTGTGGGACGGGCTGGAAGGGCTGGAGCAGCGGTTCCGGATGGAGTCGGTGACGACACCCGGCGGCACCACTCATATGACCTTCACCCGGCCGTAG
- a CDS encoding type II toxin-antitoxin system Phd/YefM family antitoxin, translating to MIESMAEVRSHLADVIDRARREGTPTIITRRGRQEAVVIDIEEYQRLRRIADDAEEAWLNRLADESESEGVQGSVSLEEMAALLRGQEG from the coding sequence ATGATTGAGTCCATGGCCGAGGTCCGCAGCCACCTCGCCGATGTCATTGACCGGGCGCGTCGGGAGGGGACTCCGACGATCATCACCCGGCGGGGCAGGCAGGAGGCCGTGGTGATCGATATCGAGGAGTACCAGCGCCTCCGCCGGATAGCGGACGATGCCGAGGAGGCGTGGCTGAACAGGCTGGCCGACGAGTCGGAGTCGGAGGGGGTCCAGGGATCCGTCTCACTGGAGGAAATGGCGGCTCTCCTCCGTGGCCAGGAGGGCTGA
- a CDS encoding HEAT repeat domain-containing protein yields MTVRQLVLALSASEEAERLAAVANLVALGPAALPALMSELRDDASPVTETALLSALCSISASAFDPVLGVLQGAVPGSHWRALRVFTRLGTPALEGYLRALAHDDPFVRRAAVMGVNGCGEDALRVANLLVPLLGDGDEGVRRVAVRAFCSWGAAVVPLLQSVRRDGPGAARGGALECLAEIGSEAAVSARDRAALERLVQIKLMDDIPVPISCCFLSWIAVSTGDQAGIMGMLGLSDAYPVPFSAGVNTADCDSHGGLDDDPHDRYRRVFVTPELAGWTLVVGSWCDPSAAEREAAVLEACERLSARYGRAQAYWYGAQNDGSAVLVAEHGDTVRRLAYIPGDDTQHLELGAPLAYEQERRTVLGLPALTAAHLEVDEDDDEWMWELLEMATKLAGELSIDPLSIDASTPAQGVGLLALTEYGRRLGAPCGALRM; encoded by the coding sequence ATGACCGTGCGGCAGTTGGTTCTGGCTCTGTCAGCCAGCGAGGAGGCGGAGCGGCTCGCCGCTGTCGCCAACCTGGTCGCACTCGGTCCTGCGGCGCTGCCCGCCCTCATGAGCGAACTGCGCGACGACGCTTCCCCGGTAACGGAGACCGCGCTGCTTTCGGCGCTGTGCAGCATCAGTGCCTCGGCCTTCGATCCGGTGCTCGGTGTCCTGCAAGGCGCGGTGCCGGGATCGCATTGGCGGGCACTGCGGGTGTTCACGCGGTTGGGAACCCCCGCGCTGGAGGGTTACCTGCGGGCGCTGGCCCACGACGATCCTTTCGTACGCCGGGCGGCGGTCATGGGCGTCAACGGCTGCGGCGAGGACGCGCTGCGCGTAGCGAACCTGCTGGTACCACTGCTGGGTGACGGTGACGAGGGGGTACGCCGGGTCGCTGTCCGCGCCTTCTGCTCGTGGGGAGCAGCTGTAGTGCCACTGCTGCAGTCAGTGCGTCGTGACGGGCCTGGTGCGGCACGCGGGGGTGCCCTGGAGTGCCTGGCGGAGATCGGCAGCGAGGCGGCGGTCAGTGCGCGTGACCGAGCAGCGTTGGAGCGTCTTGTCCAGATCAAGCTGATGGACGACATACCAGTCCCCATCTCGTGCTGCTTTCTCTCCTGGATCGCGGTGAGCACCGGCGACCAGGCCGGCATCATGGGGATGCTGGGCCTGTCCGATGCGTATCCGGTTCCGTTCTCCGCCGGGGTCAACACCGCGGACTGTGACAGCCACGGCGGGCTCGACGACGACCCGCACGACCGGTACCGAAGAGTTTTCGTCACGCCCGAACTCGCGGGCTGGACCCTGGTGGTCGGCTCCTGGTGCGACCCCAGCGCGGCTGAGCGCGAGGCCGCAGTGCTGGAGGCGTGCGAACGCCTCAGCGCCCGGTACGGGCGTGCCCAGGCGTACTGGTATGGAGCCCAGAACGACGGATCGGCCGTCCTGGTCGCCGAGCACGGCGATACCGTACGCCGCCTCGCCTACATCCCGGGCGACGACACACAGCACCTGGAACTCGGAGCACCGCTCGCGTACGAGCAAGAGCGCCGGACCGTTCTCGGGCTGCCCGCGTTGACAGCGGCGCACCTGGAAGTTGACGAGGACGACGACGAATGGATGTGGGAACTGCTCGAAATGGCCACCAAACTGGCGGGGGAACTGAGCATCGACCCCCTGTCGATCGACGCCAGCACCCCGGCACAGGGAGTCGGCCTGCTGGCCCTCACCGAATACGGCCGCCGTCTCGGCGCCCCGTGCGGAGCGCTTCGCATGTGA